In Bufo gargarizans isolate SCDJY-AF-19 unplaced genomic scaffold, ASM1485885v1 fragScaff_scaffold_703_pilon:::fragment_2:::debris, whole genome shotgun sequence, the genomic stretch CCAAGGAATGACCTGAACaaagaatttatttttcttttggagTGGTGCCATATGCTACTTTCAGGCTGTAGACATCTATCAATGACATCAGGTGATCTAAGGGCCACTAGAGAAACTGTGAATTTAGAGTAAATCTTGGTCTGTACTTGATGGTTCTGAGTGTCTTGTAATATGCATTCATAATATAATGTAAAGCTATGGACTTGTCCTACCAAATGTTTTAGAAGGTTGCATGCACATAAGTAAGGTTAAATTCTTAGAAGTCTACATTACCTGATGCAAAATCAGTCAAGAAACAGATccataaataattgtgtaatgcaTTGTTATACATGTTATCTGTAATTACCGGTAAGTATCAAAGATATTGGAAGGGCACATGGCAGTCAGATACTATAATTTGCTTATGTCGTCTACCACTTTGGCATGGGGCATCATGTAGATGCTTCCTTACTTGTTTCAGCAAGTCCTATCTCAAACAATCCCTTATAAAACCAATTCATGTTCAGACGTATTTTATCGATAGTTTACTTATAGAATTAATCCTGGGTATGCATTCAAGCATTTTCCTAAATCTGACCCACTTAGCATTGTCTTTTGTATGCTTATGGTCGTACCTTTAAGTTTTTCACCAAACATTGTAAGGAAGATAGTAAAATTAATAGGCCCAGGTGCTTCCTTCACCATGTCATCCAGTTCTTCACTCTTTACATTGATACgacctgaataaaaataaaagaatgagTAAGAATTATATCCAGCTTAGTACTTTTCTAAGGCTAAATTCACATCACATTTAGCCCTGTGTGCCACTAAATGTATGCTGCAAACCTACAGTATatctgtcattaaaggggttgtcctgtttcATGAGATTGTTtcaccaggataggtcatcaacatctcaTTGGTTGGGGTCTGTCGATCTGTTTAACAGGGCATATAAGTTATGACAGCtggggggagagagctgcagtagaaagtacATGTCCCCtgaactgcagcagaagggacgcACATCCCGAGATGCCAGCcttaaataaatctagcagagcaattggagcaatgaatggggagatccctggatccatgtgaggtacagggctcgttctagctttgttagaaagagattgtcatgtactatatgatgtctgattttcattttacatcaatcatggcataatctTTTTAATTTTCAGTGGCATGGTACGtctaaaataaattgcctttaaaAGTAtctctatttttttaaatgcaaagcCCCAAATCATTTACTTTAACATTTTAAAAGATAGCATGCTGGAACTAACTACATACTGTTAAGGCCCCTTTAACAATGTACCAAgctattgtcgggaaggaagtgttcctttctGACAATCTCTTGCTTGTCAAAGGAGGAGTAAGTTGAATTTACACACAACAAACTTAGGTAACTCCATGTCTTCCACTTCCTGTCTTGTctctttaacttcctcctttgtttggacttttagcatggcGGACAGAGAGTGGGCGATTGATTTACTCAAATAAAttatcacacattacactgataaatGCAGTGCTGTTCTGTGGACatatttatctaggcctatcaagaaaaCAATAGAGCCATCATgccagggttgccaactgtccatATATTCCTGGACAGTACATAAAAATAGACCACTTTTTCCAGTGTTCGTGAagtttttttgaggctggtggttgaAGATCATTATGAATGTAATTATCATTTTACGGCTCACACTAAAGACTGCTAATACTTTTATATCAATGCATTGAGCTATAGACACATATTACTTATAACCTTTATCATTCTttctggttttccaatttgtctgtaaaaaatatTGTCTGTCAGTAATTTTTTGATacattgtccagaaaaaagaaaattttagGTTTCCAACACTATATATTATTGTTATCCAAATTCTACATCTACTTTACACTAACAGATAACATCTTCACCGAACATCAGCAGTGAACTGACATGTATGGCAGATgtgaggtctttaaagatggaacCTGCTCAGGAGCTGAGCAGTCACCATAGCCAGCAGGTTTCTGCTGTTCTACACAGCAGACAACCAGAggcaatgtctgtgattggcgttATTGTTACTTTTAACTCCACACATGCTGTGGTCAGTtatgaccactgcatctgagagAGCTTTCCCAAGAAGCTTTTAGCGGCTACCTCTCTCCAAGATCTACGGtgctgtttggttgctatggcatcCTACAGCCCTCTGAAGTATCAGAGGCCTGCCACAGCGATGTTCCTAGGAACATAGTAAATCTTCCATTAGACTGCAAGGGTAATTCCAAAGATTCCTAGGGGAACTttacaaaagtgaaaaaaataaattctaaagtttttaaaaatgtaaaaaaatatttaaaatataaaaatttcaatCAATTTTCTTGTTACAATGTTCACAGGAtacaggataaatacatttatatactTCAGGTATTTAGGGAAGCAGTAATgcctatgattttatttttgtattgttttatttatatttattttaaatatggagAATGAGATAATGAggtaaaacaataataataaaaaaaatcataggcaTTACTGCGTCCCTAAATACCTGAagtatataaatgtatttatcctgtatcctgtgaacattgtaaaaagaaaattgaCAATTTGCTGAGTTTGTTTGTTGTTTCACCAcctaagaaaaataataaaaattgataaaaatatcatacactctccaaaatggtataaataaaaaggATAGATCGtcccactaaaaaaaaaaattcatagacATAAATATGAAAAAGTTAATGAGggttagaatatggtgatgcaaagaaaaaaatgagttttttttcccaagtattaaaacacaagaaaaactataaaaatgtagtaTCCTTGAAATTATACTGGACCAGAGattgaagataacaggtcagtcACTGCATATGaaatgccgtaaaaacaaaaacCCATAAACTGTGGAGAAATTGCATTCTagttttcattttatatattttatgcggGCTCTACTATACCATATGGATTATTAAATCTGaaacattagaaagtacaacttgtcccacaaaaagcaagccctaatatagctatgtgaatggaaaaataaaaaacgttatggctctgggaaggttgGGAGTAAAAAatcaaaacgcaaaaatggaaaatttcttggttaggaaggggttaatatttgtCTGCTTATAAGACTGTCTGCAGGCAAATGCTGACATAAAATAGGTACTGTATAAGCCATGTACTTTGTTTGGTTAGAGCATGAATCTACATGAATTTCACATTAAACTAATGAGCTTTATCTGAGAATGGAAACACAGCTAAGAATTAAACTCTGTTTTTGAATGTTTAAAAGCCTTTGACACTATATAGGCTGATGTACCGGAGGGAGACTGACACATTGTAATACTGGGGATGGGGGCAAGGCATATTGTACATATTGTACCTAGCATATATGGAGAACTATTTTTGGAAAATCttgagggtgcattcacatgtagCAGAAAATTTGCTGCAGAAAACCAGCTCCATTGATCTGAttgaggcttgcagaaatccatgtgcttcccaCTAAAACAACCCCACTCAGATGACTGGAGCAGATTTTCAGTTGCAAAGATTTTCTGCCACATGTAAAAGAAACTTATAGGAGTtgtagaataggtcatcagtatgtaatTGGTGAGGGTTCGACTCCCTGCACCCACGACGATCAGCTAGGACAGTGACCTCATATCCACTGATCACATGTCCTAGACGCAGCTGAATCCTATTcaatgtgaatggggctgagctgcaataccaagaacagtcCAATGGAGTTGCTGTGCCTGCTAAGTTGTGAGGGGACTGTGGTGCTCCCCagagcactgcggcctcttcaaacagctcattagaaggggtgctgggtgtcaaacccccaccaatcacatactgatgatctatccatcaGTATCAAACACTCAGAAAACCCATTAAATGTTAAAATTTAGGTTCTGGGCTGTGGTTACCTACTAGCTGCCAATAAGGATGAGAATAGCGTTGAGAAAGAAAAGTGATTCTACATTTGTCAGGAGGATTGACACGTCTATATCAGGGACAGATCAATACATAATTATTTAGAAATTTATAAATTGTCAAATAACTTCCGATATATACTGTGGAACTTTCCAAAAAGCCACcatctctttaaggcctcatgcacatggccgttgtgcggccaTTCCGCGCATTGGCGACCGCAATTATAGTCCCCAATggatcaacttgaatgggtccgtggtatgtccgcactgcaaaaaaatatgacatgtcatatttttttccgGTGCGGAACCacagaaagaaacaccacggaagcacttcgtagtgcttccggtgttctgttccatgactccgttccgcatctccggaattgctgacccattcaagtgaataggtcagcattCGTGATgcgggtgcacacggccggcggcgtggattgccgacccgccgtttgcgggccgcaatacggccacggccgcccaacggccgtgtgcatgaggcctgagaatCCCATCCATGATCTAGACCAGACTTTTCTGTATCCTatgtacactgagcaaaaatataaacgcaacactttcggttttgctctcattttgcatgagctgaacccaaagatctgaaacattttctacatacacaaaagacccattactcttaaatattgttcacaaatctgtctaaatctgtgttagtgagaacttcccctttgccgagataatccatcccacctcacaggtgtggcatatcaaggtgctgattagacagcatgaatattgcacaggtgtgctttagactgcccacaataaaaggtcactctgaaatgtgcacagttttgccttactgggaggGGGTCAGAAAACCTGTCAGTATCTGATGTGGCCACCATATGCcacacgcagtgcaacacatcttcatcgcatagagttgatcaggttgttgattgcggCCTGTGTATGTAtaggtccactcctcttcaatagctgtgcgaagttgcagaatattggcaggaactggaacgcgctgtcatatacgccgatccagagcatcccaaacatgctcaatgggtgacatgtccggtgagtatgctggccatgcaagaactgggatgttttcagcttccaggaattgtgtacagatccttgcaatatagggccgtgcattatcatgctgcaacatgaggcgatggtcatggatgaatggcacaacaatgggcctcaggatctcgtcacggtatctctgtgcattcaaaatgccaacaataaaatgcacctgtgttcgttgtctataacatacgcctgcccatgccataaccccaccgccaccatgggccactcgatccacaacgttgacgtccgCAAACCGCTTACCCACACGACGctacacacgctgtctgccatctgccctgaacagtgaaaaccgggactcatccgtgaacagaacgcctctccaacgtgccagatgccatctAATGGGAgcactcaagtcggttatgatGACGATTTACtgtcaggtccagaccctgatgagtacgacgagcatgcagaggagcttccctgagatggtttctgacagtttgtgcagacattctttggttatgcaaaccgattgttgctgcagctgtccgggtggctggtctcagacgatcatggaggtgaacatgctggatgtggaggtcctgggctggtgtggttacatgtggtctgcgaTTGTGAGTCCAGTTGGATGcactgccaattttttttaaaaaccctttggagacggcttatggtagagaaatgaacattcattgcatgggcaacagctctggtagacattcctgcagacATAcctgtttcagatctttgagttcagcccatgcaaaatgggggtaaaaccgaaagtgttgcatttataattttgctcagtgtatattatcctctttttttgcttttgttttattgtatgtaaataatgatataataattattattatttattttaaagtggcAGTAATACCAGGATTTTGTACAAAGGTGTCTAATATACCACAAGCTGTATTTGGAAGGAGACTGTTATAACTGTAAGATGTCTACTATTTTATAGGTGGTTTCAAATGCTagtcttagtaaaaaaaaaaacttgacggAATAAGATGtggctaatttattaagaggcgcagctttcttaataaatttgtcacATCTGTGATGTCTGGGAGCCAGAAACTAAAACCAACGCTAACTAGGAGCTGACATAGATTGCATTTATATTTTAGGCCACTTTTCTAGTGCAGATTATTGTAaatgtgtcggacccccaccggtcaaatattgatggcctatctcgagaatgggtcatcaatattaaaatcctggaacacTCCTTTAAGGCCTAACAGCTGATGGTATCTACAGCATTAATGCCAAAGTGTATGTCATCATCAGCATTAGTGGCTGGTTTCATTACAGCTTTATTTCAGAAAGCATCTTCCAAAAGGTATCAGTTCGCTGTTTCTTAGCGAACTGCAGCAGATTTTGTCAAATGAAATGTATCATTGTCCAATGGTATATAGTGAGAATTATAGGCAGCGGCTACTCTCCTCTAGTTACAAAGAGTCACAAAATATAACTAGTATGTAACTGTATTGTAGCAAAATGTAACAAGTTAAACTGTGCTTCACTAAACACTTAGAGGTTCCAAGTCCATAAACAAGAGGATCACGTTAAATCGGTTTGGCAGACTTCCCTTTTGGCTCACTGACTTTGACATATCTCCTTTGACTCACGCAGCTTCAGTTTAAGTATAATCATTTCCTACATACTTGAGCATGTGAATTTGATTTAGATATCACTTTTCTTTTACCCAGAGCAGCAAATGTGTCTCTCAGGTCTCCTTTATCAATGAAGCCATCTCTGTTCTGGTCCATAATGGTGAAGGCCTAGTGACAAGGAAACAGCACAGCATTAGTAAGATCCGCAGGATCTCCCATCCTCTCTGATCCTCGCTTACACACTGTGACACATTTCACTTTCACTTAAAAATAAGCAACAAACAAAGCCTCTGTGAATTACCCACGTTTAGTATGCTAATGAATCCTGACAAGGGGTTTAATTAAAATACAATTAACCCACCCCAAGTTCCTTCAACTAAATTAATACTAGGCACAATATGCTGCTGGATGGGTTCCAATATACGATTAGATACAGCCAGCATTAACTCTCTACTGGAGTTGAATAGACAACAATACCCAAAGCTATAATGACACAGTGCAGTAAATGTACATCACAAAATTATTTCTCTCATTAGCCCAACGGTTTATGAACATAATCTAGAAACACATCCGCATCTGCAGACTAAAACCTTATGTGATCTGAATAAACTATAAAATGGTTGCTGTAATCTAAGAAATAATTTTATCCAGTGTAACACGCCATTATAGCTTGAAATACTTGGCCTCCTCAAGTCCAGAGTCAGTGCAGGCTGTATCTACTTCTTTACTGCAGCCTATTCAGCATTAGCCAAAATTCCACCGCACATAAGATTCAGAGAAACTCTCCCTAATAATTAAGGTTTTTACGTGGTTTTAGGCCTCTTtaatgcaaatatatttttcatcagtattaCATTCATACTTTGAAGTGCCTAATTACCAAGTTACTCTATGGCAGCATGCTCTTCTTTTATTTTGCGAGTGGAAATGTTTATTGAAGTCAAAATATGGCTGTATCTGTATATATTCTCTATGGCACCATTAGTTCTTCACTATTGCATCCATTTTCATTGAGGCCGACTTATGTAACTCAATTTTCTCTCTATGGGCTCATCTACACTGTCCTTTTATGTATTTGTTTTGTACAGGGCAAGGGCTGCCATTGAGGTACCTGGGTCTTCTAACTCTGCATGtttatacacagttttttttttagtagcCTATTTTACGAACGTCGCCAATGTTACCTCTTTAAATTCCTGGATCTGGCTTTGATCAAACATGGAGAACACATTGGAACCACCTCCATCAATTTTCTTTTTTGCTTTCTTGGGAgacttagggaaaaaaaaaaaataataagttatCACAATGCAGTAATGAATAAATTCATCTATTTTTCTGTTCTATATGTTTTATAAATTTCAACATTATACCATAACAGCAATGTTAATTTTAGCATTTTGGTTGGGTTGTTTTGTTCTATGGAAACTCCAAAAATGTCATAGAGTACTTGTTATCTACAATGTTGAGATTTGCAAACTGATATACCAAGAGATTGCTTGTGACCcgaagcactgtggaatataccCCCACGCGTATCGCTGCCTTACAAATGCAGCTTTGTAAAGGTTTTTATACTGTTGGTCCAAAAATTATTTACATTCTGTGCATCATTGGTCAGCACCGTTTTTGCATGTGTCTGATTATGGACATATATAATGGATCTCTTAACATGCAGGTTGCACCAGCTTTGCCAACCATCCAAATATTTTAGAACAGCTAGGCTTTTCAACAGAGATTAACAAAATGCTCAAAATTCAATTTAAGTTCAATTTGGCCAAATCAATTGACCAATTTTATTTGGGTCTAAATCAAGACTGCCAATAAAAAAAGGGGTAAACCATGCAATATAAGTTTTATTACATAAAGTTAAAATGAAAAGTAAAACTGATTGGATTTGTCTTAAGTTTAGTAAACATTCGAGGTGGATCTGAATCCGAATTTTTGGTGATTCAATTTGGGTACATTTTGGTAAGAGACagagaaattataaaaaaaaatagaaatgaatacatacataaaaaaatgtaatataagaaGAAGGCTGAAGAAGGCTGTTAGCCGAAAAACATTTTTGACTGGAaccgcaaataaataaaaagcattaTTTTGAAAcccaagtggagtacaggagtctaactattattacatttttaaaaaaagtcagAAACAAGAGAGAGataagtcctaggagacctctgtgtattatacacaaattttcaggccaGTTGGGGCAAACGTTTTTCGGCTAACAGCCTTCTTCAGTACAACCGGGTCGAGCCGCATAGGAAGGGAAACAAAGCATCTAAGGTAGTGTCCCCTCAGTGGGTGGCAGGAAGCTgcgtgtcaggggggctctatggCCCTGTGTGGCGTGTGTTCCGGTAGGCGATAGCCTGAATGGGGACACCACCTTAGATGCTTTGTTTCCCTTCCTATGTGGCTCAACCCGGTTGTACTGAAGAAGGCTGTTAGCcgaaaaacttttttgactggaaccgcaaataaataaaaagcattaTTTTGAAAcccaagtggagtacaggagtctaaCTATTATCAATATCTGGTTTGAGAACCATCTCCTAATACCCACGCAATCTAATTGGAGTACCATCCAACCttatataaaaacatttttatgtatgtattcatttcaatttttttataatttctctGTCTCTTACCAAAATGTACCCAAATTGAATCACCAAAAATTCGGATTCAGATCCACCTCGAATTTTTACTAAACTTGAGACAAATCCAATCAGTTTTACTTTTCATTTTAACGTTATGTAATACAACTTATATTGCATGGTTTACCCCTTTTTTTATTGGCAGTCTTCTGCAGATACACGTCTGTGGTAcgagttaggctgagttcacacgggcgttgtgggaaaaggtgcgggtgcattgcgggaacatgcatgatttttccgcgcgagtgcaaaacattgtaatgcgttttacactctcgtgagaaaaatcggcatgtgttggtacccaaacctgaacttcttcacataagtttgggtttgggttaggtgctgggtagattgtattattttcccttataacatggttataaggaaaaataatagcattcttaatacagaatgcatagtacaatagcgctggaggggttaaaaaaaaaaaattacctcaccttaatccacttgctcacgcagccggcatctcttctgtcttcttttttgctgtgtgcaggaaaaggacatgtggtgatgtcactgcggtcatcacatggtccatcacacgatccatcaccatggtaaaagatcatgagatggaccatgtgatgactggagtgacgtcaccacaggtccttttcctgcacacagcaaaaaagaagacagaagagatgccggctgcatgagcaagtggattaagatgagttaaaaatttttttttttttttaacccctccagtgctattgtactatgcattctgtattcagaatgctattattttcccttataaccatgttataggggaaaataataatgatcgggtctccatcccggtagtctcctagcaaccgtgcgtgaaaatcgcaccgcatccgcacttgcttgcggatgcggtgcaattttcacgcacggttgctaggagactatcgggatggagacccgatcattattattttctcttataaccatgttataatggaaaataataatgatcgggtctccatcccgatagtctcctagcaaccgtgcgtgaaaatcgcaccgcatccgcacttgcttgcggatgcttgcgattttcacacagccccattcacttctatggggcctgtgttgcgtgataaacgcacaatatagagcatgcgattttcacgcaacgcatgagtgatgcgtgaaaaatcaccgctcatgtgcacagccccatagaaattaatgggaacagattcagtgcgggtgcaatgcgttcacctcccgcattgcacccgcgcggaatactcgcccgtgtgaactcagccttagatggACCAACAAGTGTCATTAGCAAATGTAATGCCTAACATCGTGGCCCTTCAGGCCTTGCCATTTTTATAGTAGTAGAGGGAATGGTGGTAAGTAATATCTCATTGTTCTTTTGGGGCCCTTCAGTCATAGTTACCTGGTTGACATTACAACCACTTTTGTCACACAATTGCTCCAGAAATTAAGACAACCTGGAAATTTCACCCAGAACCCCACTTTTGCTTCTCGGGCAGAATTTCCCATTTAAACTGGATAACTTTAGGCTGCAATATGCTCCCTATTTGAAGTGAAAGCTTGCTTGATAGATTCCCACAAATCTAGGCTCAAGGCAAGTTTTACAAGTTCACAGAAGAACCATTAAAATTCCAAATGCAACCTCTTTTACACCCTTGTACTTTTGCCGCTATAGGCTCAGATAATGACACCACCATGCATTTCAAGTCTTGTGCAGAACACACACGATCTGTGATTTCAGCTGTCTCTCCTAATACTTTGTATCAACATCTTTTTTCTTAATAATGAATCAATTACACGGCAGTGCAAAGTTCAACACTCATTTCGGTTGTGTGACTGATTCTAAAGAATTGTATGTTGAATGGAAATGGAGGCGCCTTTTAATAACCAATACTACAGAAGGAGTGCTGAGCATTATTTGGTTCACAGGTTAAAACTGCGAAAACGCAAATGCTTATTAAACAACATAAATTAAGATAACACATAAACCAGTGATAGATCTGGGTGTGACCTCACTTTCTCATGCAAGCAAGAGCCTAAAAGTCTCCCCATGGTGCTCCTAATCTCTAGACGAGAAAATCATTGAGGGTGGTTTGAGTTTTATAGGATATTGTTCTGCTGAACTATGTAATGACTTAGACTTCTATGTTATAATTCCTCAGCGTCTACAGGAGGAGTTCTGGCTTGATATATCATTATGTGTAAAATAATTATGAGGCCTTCAGTCTGAGGGATAGAATTGTTAATGTATTCAGTTGCTATCATAAAATTAAAGAGACATACAAATATACATATGGTTTACGTTATACGGGCCAAATAGAAAGTTCATTATTTCTATTTGATTTATTCATTAGGAGTAAATGTTGACAGACTTTTGATTTATTGACTGCTTATATGCTTCATTTCTTATCTAATGTATAAGTTACATATAACCTTGTGTCATAGCTATATAGTTAATGGGTTGAAAATaaggttgtcccattacaacaatTTATCCTCTATcgcataagtgtctgattggcttCCAgcagctggggcccctgccgaTCATAAGAACGCAGAGCTTGTCCACTCATTTTAATGGAGAGGCAGACAGACATGTATGGCTGCCGCTCCTTTAAACTCTGTGGGATTGCCAGAGATAGCTAAGTACAAACATTTGGCTATTTTACAGAATTCTCTTTCATCATATGCCCAAgtaatgaaagtctatgggcaCATTAAACATATGGATCATCAGATGATGACTAGTGATGGGCGAATATCGGCCgagacgattcgcgaacgcgatcaaatgttcgcgaaccacaagttcgcggcaggccccattcactttcatgacaggcgaacctgaaaaaccttcagctcatatttgcagccaccaaatacttactagaagtgtgcAAATCATCCTACAACACGGACAGTGACAAACCAGAGGGGGATCAGTTGCAAAAATTCCTGCtaaagcctagaaattttttattttagaccacgggagtacaggccccaaagaacaagttattatgtggctggaggtatattagacggtcagtgcataacaattttactgtaggccagtggagtacaggccccaaacattagtaacatagtacataaggccgaaaaaacacatttgtccatccagtttggcctgtcatcctgcaagttgatccagaggaaagcaaaaaaaaaaaactgtgatttaGAAGCCaactttccccactttaggggaataaaaaattccttcccgactccaatcaggcaatcagaataactccctggatcatcgacccctctctagtagctatagcctgtaatattattacactccagaaatacatccaggcccctcttgaattcctttattgtactcaccattaccacctcctcaggcagagagttccatagtctcactgctcttaccgtaaagaatcctcttctatgtttgtgtacaaaccttattactacaggccccaaaaattattcattcaccgtacagaaaaaaacaattcataatgtggttggaggtacattaagtggtcaccgtataacaattttattgttggccagttagattacaggccccaaaaattatgcattcaacatacataaaagatcaagtgattatgtggctggaggtatattagacggtcgatggatatcaattttactgcagagtgCAACAATATTTTGAtactatttaaccacctcccgaccgctgtacgcaccgatgcgtccgggaggtggttgattagttcctcctggacgcatcggcgcgtcctctcgcgagacgcgagattacgtcacagccggcccgcgcatgcgcatcgcgggccggcatttcgcagaagagtatttcgtcagcagcctgccggccacgatc encodes the following:
- the MYL10 gene encoding myosin regulatory light chain 10 is translated as MSPKKAKKKIDGGGSNVFSMFDQSQIQEFKEAFTIMDQNRDGFIDKGDLRDTFAALGRINVKSEELDDMVKEAPGPINFTIFLTMFGEKLKGTDPEETILNAFKIFDPDGKGHIKADYIREMLTTQADRFSQEEISQMFKSFRPDVAGNLDYKNLCYVITHGEEKD